From the Candidatus Methylomirabilota bacterium genome, one window contains:
- a CDS encoding radical SAM protein, translating to MIDVLLAHSYFLKYDPKQVDKMRPYPPLATLYAASALREAGYSVALFDAMLSDGEHEFDEAVRRHRPRFVALYEDSFNFLVKMCLSRMRRAAQRMSEIARENGAVVIAAGPDVTDNPDVYFPHGVQYALIGEADRTLRDLIDILDRRVTRPLDELDGLALPDPAAPAGVRRTRPRTPERRPDSFRFPAWDLVDVERYRAAWRQAHGYFSLSMVSTRGCPFHCNWCAKPVWGQRYAMRSAANVAEELDLVKRTLRPDHIWFADDIFGLRPQWVADFAREVQARDAAVPFMIQSRADLMTEQAITGLAAAGCVEVWLGAESGSQRILDAMDKGITVGQIVTARTRLKAAGIKVGYFLQFGYPGEDFQDILATVQLVRDTLPDRIGVSVSYPLPGTKFHQMVKDQLGPKTNWVDSNDLAMMFRGTYETTFYRRLHRLLHADLELRLASANGPPDVATRAALSGLDEEWTELAETEAQYRNVSPTLIAKDAALPVAPDLSREWN from the coding sequence ATGATCGACGTCCTGCTCGCTCACTCCTATTTCCTCAAGTACGACCCCAAGCAAGTCGACAAGATGCGGCCCTACCCGCCGCTGGCCACGCTATACGCGGCGTCGGCCCTGCGCGAGGCGGGCTACTCCGTCGCGCTCTTCGACGCGATGCTGTCCGACGGCGAGCACGAGTTCGACGAAGCCGTGCGACGCCACCGGCCGCGGTTCGTCGCCCTCTACGAGGACAGCTTCAACTTCCTCGTCAAGATGTGCCTGAGCCGGATGCGCCGGGCCGCTCAGCGGATGAGCGAGATCGCCCGGGAGAACGGAGCCGTCGTCATCGCGGCCGGGCCGGATGTGACCGACAATCCGGACGTCTACTTCCCGCACGGCGTCCAGTACGCCTTGATCGGCGAGGCCGATCGCACCCTGCGCGACCTGATCGACATCCTCGACAGGCGGGTGACTCGTCCCCTGGACGAGCTGGACGGCCTGGCTCTGCCGGATCCGGCGGCGCCGGCGGGCGTTCGCCGGACCCGGCCTCGCACGCCGGAGCGCCGTCCCGATTCCTTCCGCTTCCCCGCCTGGGATCTCGTGGACGTCGAGCGGTACCGGGCCGCGTGGCGTCAGGCTCACGGCTACTTCAGCCTCAGCATGGTCAGCACCCGGGGCTGCCCGTTCCACTGCAACTGGTGCGCCAAGCCGGTCTGGGGCCAGCGATACGCCATGCGGTCGGCGGCCAATGTCGCCGAGGAGCTCGACCTCGTCAAACGCACGCTGCGGCCCGACCACATCTGGTTCGCCGACGACATCTTCGGGTTGCGACCCCAGTGGGTGGCGGACTTCGCGCGTGAGGTACAGGCGCGGGACGCCGCAGTCCCGTTCATGATCCAGTCCCGGGCGGACCTGATGACGGAGCAGGCGATCACGGGCCTGGCCGCAGCCGGCTGCGTCGAGGTCTGGCTGGGGGCCGAGAGCGGCAGCCAGCGGATCCTGGACGCGATGGACAAGGGGATCACCGTCGGCCAGATCGTGACCGCCCGGACCCGGCTCAAGGCCGCCGGGATCAAGGTCGGGTATTTCCTCCAGTTCGGATACCCGGGCGAGGACTTCCAGGACATCCTGGCCACCGTGCAGCTGGTACGCGATACCCTGCCCGACCGCATCGGCGTCAGCGTCAGCTACCCCCTGCCAGGCACCAAGTTCCACCAGATGGTGAAGGATCAACTCGGCCCCAAGACCAACTGGGTGGACAGCAACGACCTGGCGATGATGTTCCGGGGCACCTACGAGACCACCTTCTACCGGCGGCTGCACCGGCTCCTGCATGCCGACCTCGAGCTTCGCCTGGCATCCGCCAATGGGCCCCCCGATGTGGCCACCCGGGCGGCGCTGAGCGGTCTGGACGAGGAGTGGACGGAGCTGGCCGAGACGGAGGCGCAGTATCGCAACGTCTCGCCGACCCTCATCGCCAAGGACGCCGCGTTGCCGGTCGCGCCGGATCTGAGCCGCGAGTGGAACTGA
- a CDS encoding class I SAM-dependent methyltransferase, protein MELTSVDPRLLDTRRAFDSVAADYDGPRGNNELIQWMRRRMWRTLTGLFPPEARLLDLGCGTGLDAVHLAAQGYDIVATDWSPRMVARTQARAAEAGVRIRVEVLGIQELARLDGERFDGIYSNLGPMNCVPDLSAVARAAAAVLEPRGRMVATVMGRICPWEFLYYVGRGRWERARIRSARGIVPVGMNRHTVWTAYYTPREFYRPFADRFELTACRALGLFLPPPYLVRVRERLPRLCGLLGWLDDRLGGLPLLRNAGDHFLMVLTKRV, encoded by the coding sequence GTGGAACTGACCAGCGTCGATCCTCGACTGCTCGACACCCGGCGCGCGTTCGACAGCGTCGCCGCCGACTACGACGGCCCCCGCGGGAACAACGAGCTGATCCAGTGGATGCGCCGCCGCATGTGGCGAACCCTCACCGGGCTCTTTCCCCCGGAGGCGCGACTGCTGGACCTGGGCTGTGGCACGGGGCTCGACGCCGTCCACCTGGCGGCGCAGGGGTACGACATCGTCGCCACCGACTGGTCCCCCCGGATGGTCGCGCGCACCCAGGCCCGGGCCGCCGAGGCGGGCGTCCGAATCCGGGTCGAGGTGCTGGGCATCCAGGAGCTCGCCCGGCTCGATGGCGAGCGCTTCGACGGCATTTACTCCAACCTGGGGCCGATGAACTGCGTCCCCGATCTGTCGGCGGTCGCCCGCGCGGCGGCCGCCGTGCTCGAGCCACGAGGCCGGATGGTGGCGACCGTCATGGGACGGATCTGTCCCTGGGAGTTCCTCTACTACGTCGGGCGGGGACGCTGGGAGCGCGCGCGCATCCGGAGCGCCCGGGGCATCGTGCCGGTCGGCATGAACCGCCACACGGTGTGGACGGCCTACTACACGCCGCGCGAGTTCTACCGGCCGTTCGCCGATCGGTTCGAGCTGACTGCCTGTCGCGCCCTCGGTCTCTTCCTGCCGCCCCCCTACCTCGTCCGGGTCCGCGAACGGCTCCCCCGGTTGTGCGGGCTGCTGGGCTGGCTCGACGACCGACTGGGCGGCTTGCCGCTTCTCCGCAATGCGGGAGACCACTTCCTGATGGTGCTGACGAAGCGCGTCTGA
- a CDS encoding DUF1015 domain-containing protein → MKIRAFRGYRYAGGQRDLTKVVAPPYDQISPDLQDRLYALSPVNIVRVSYPRDGAGDKYQEAGRALDAWLAQGVWARDDRPAIYPYHQTYTVAGQPVTRSGFVALGEVSEYSAGIVRPHERTHAGPKQDRMRLLEATAADIGLLFMLTGDPDGDLLRAAAPTGPPIAEARDLKGELHRLWRITEPATVARIQSLMAPRSVIIADGHHRYETAVEYARRHPDARHKLMALFTLEAPGLTIFPNHRLVRRLEDFSLDRLRRTAAPWFDAAPLPDPLAFRPTNRAIGVVAGGEAAVLTLRDGAFDRIAWPAAASRAWRELAVSILHEGILRPLLDITDTKLDARTHVDYTAEQAEAVRLAREGRCQAAFLIAPTTPEELQAVVRGGELLPQKSTHFYPKLLDGLVFARPGEE, encoded by the coding sequence GTGAAGATCCGCGCGTTCCGGGGCTACCGATACGCCGGCGGCCAGCGCGACCTGACCAAGGTCGTGGCGCCGCCCTACGACCAGATCAGCCCCGACCTTCAGGACCGCCTCTATGCGCTGAGCCCGGTCAACATCGTCCGCGTCTCGTACCCCCGGGACGGTGCCGGCGACAAATATCAGGAGGCCGGCCGGGCGCTCGACGCCTGGCTCGCCCAGGGCGTGTGGGCGCGCGACGACCGGCCGGCGATCTATCCGTACCATCAAACCTACACCGTGGCCGGGCAGCCCGTGACGCGGTCGGGGTTCGTCGCCCTCGGGGAGGTCTCGGAGTACTCGGCGGGCATCGTCCGGCCCCACGAGCGGACCCACGCCGGGCCGAAGCAGGATCGGATGCGGCTGCTGGAGGCGACCGCAGCCGACATCGGCCTGCTCTTCATGCTGACCGGCGACCCGGACGGCGACCTCCTCCGGGCGGCGGCGCCGACGGGACCGCCGATCGCCGAGGCCCGCGACCTCAAGGGCGAGCTGCACCGGCTCTGGCGCATCACCGAGCCGGCCACCGTCGCGCGGATCCAGTCGCTCATGGCCCCGCGGTCGGTCATCATCGCCGACGGCCACCACCGCTATGAGACGGCGGTCGAGTACGCGCGCCGCCACCCGGACGCCCGTCACAAGCTCATGGCCCTCTTCACGCTGGAGGCCCCGGGGCTCACGATCTTCCCGAACCACCGCCTGGTCCGGCGTCTGGAGGATTTTTCCCTGGACCGACTCCGGCGAACCGCCGCGCCCTGGTTCGACGCGGCGCCTCTGCCCGATCCCCTCGCCTTTCGGCCCACGAACCGCGCGATCGGGGTGGTAGCCGGCGGCGAGGCCGCCGTCCTCACCCTGCGCGACGGCGCGTTCGACCGCATCGCCTGGCCGGCGGCCGCCTCGCGGGCGTGGCGTGAGCTGGCGGTCTCCATCCTCCACGAAGGGATCCTGCGGCCACTCCTCGACATCACCGACACGAAGCTCGACGCCCGAACCCACGTGGACTACACGGCCGAGCAGGCCGAGGCCGTCCGGCTCGCCCGCGAGGGACGGTGCCAGGCCGCATTCCTGATCGCCCCGACCACGCCCGAGGAGCTTCAGGCGGTCGTCCGGGGCGGCGAGCTGCTCCCGCAGAAGTCGACGCACTTCTACCCGAAGCTCCTGGACGGCCTCGTCTTCGCCCGGCCGGGCGAGGAATAG